The following DNA comes from Alkalispirillum mobile.
TCGAGCATCTGGATCTGCTCCTCGTCGATGAAGACCTCCAGCTCGCCCGGGTACTCGAAATCGAGCATGCAGGTGAGGAAGGTAGCGGCCTTGACCCGGTCATCGCCCTTGGCGGCCATGTAGGCCAGGGTGCACGCCAGCAGCGTGCCACCCAGGCAGTACCCGACGCAGCTCAACTCCTTGCTGCCGGTAATCTCGTTGACCACGTCCATGGCGGCCAGCGGCCCCTCGAGCATGTAATCCTCGAAGGTCTTTTCCGCCTCCTTCTCCGTGGGGTTCTTCCAGGAGATCATGAACACCTGGTGCCCCTGCTCCAGCAGCCACTTGACCATGGAGTTCTTGGGCGAGAGGTCCATGATGTAGTACTTGTTGATCCAGGCCGGCGTGAGCAGCATGGGCCGCTTGTGCACCTGCTCGGTCTGCGGCTGATACTGGATCAGCTGGATCAGGTCATTCTGGTAGACCACCTTGCCCGGCGTGGTGGCGACGTTCTCGCCCACGTCGAAGGCATCCAGGTCGGTCATGCGGATGTTCAGCTTGCCGCCCCCACGCTTGAGGTCGTCAAGCATGTTTTTCAGGCCCTTGACCAGGTTTTCGCCGCGGGTCTCCAGGGTCTTCTCAAGCACCTCCGGGTTGGTCGCCACGAAGTTGGTTGGGGACATGGCGTCGATGAAGGCGCGGGTGTAGAAGTCGATCTTTTGCGCCGTACGATCATCGAGACCGTCGGTCTCCTTGACCGTACGGTGCAGGTAGTCGGCGCTCAGCAGATAGGACTGCTTGATGAAATCGAACAGCGGGTTGTCCTCCCAGTGCTCGCTCTTAAAGCGCCGGTCGCCCTTCCCCGGGCTGACCACCGGGTCGGACTGAAAACCCCAGAAGCGCAGCGCGGAGTTCTGCATCAGGGTGGCGTAGTCCTGCCAGAAGGCCATCTGCGCCT
Coding sequences within:
- a CDS encoding PHA/PHB synthase family protein, with translation MANEKSTESTAPDTSELSEVLSEIATSSQELVNDFLAQEQTEHHISVEDALAMSKPFQEWAARAMADPVRLWQAQMAFWQDYATLMQNSALRFWGFQSDPVVSPGKGDRRFKSEHWEDNPLFDFIKQSYLLSADYLHRTVKETDGLDDRTAQKIDFYTRAFIDAMSPTNFVATNPEVLEKTLETRGENLVKGLKNMLDDLKRGGGKLNIRMTDLDAFDVGENVATTPGKVVYQNDLIQLIQYQPQTEQVHKRPMLLTPAWINKYYIMDLSPKNSMVKWLLEQGHQVFMISWKNPTEKEAEKTFEDYMLEGPLAAMDVVNEITGSKELSCVGYCLGGTLLACTLAYMAAKGDDRVKAATFLTCMLDFEYPGELEVFIDEEQIQMLERKMGAKGYLEGQQMATTFNMLRANDLIWSFFVNNYLKGDEPFPFDLLYWNSDATNMPAKMHSFYLRNMYQKNLLKDAGGITLAGEPIDLSKVKVPAYFMSAKEDHIAPWKSTLRGPRLLSGPTKYVLGGSGHIAGVINPPSRNKYGYWTSTKKTVDQEEWLASAKQYDGSWWNDWGKWLAQKGGAKVDAPKDLGSSQHKPIEDAPGAYVKERHDDKR